Proteins found in one Magnolia sinica isolate HGM2019 chromosome 5, MsV1, whole genome shotgun sequence genomic segment:
- the LOC131246545 gene encoding uncharacterized protein LOC131246545 gives MGKTVAICQVGGEFVTNNDGSMSYTGGEAYAIPVVPNMKFDEFKSEIAEMCNRDASTLLIKYFLPSNRRIPITVSNDKHMQCMIDFHEDSATIDVFVLDGETIARNTDKTDNNRANRATSKTSRPTSRSTKRAAATDSITQTPTTVNNDGKGRRTTVPDPVASTAAVAAPASGDRIARRTSSRITAIVTTGTDPTTPISTIPAAGNDKQSAQYSSPGNTILDMGKEFDSVSDFRDALRMYAIAKGYALKTIYSSQSRVTAKCRAQGCPWRVHASRLASMKRFKIRKMNNVHTCGGVGKDSHPNASNIWIASIIKDKLRDKPHYKPKEIVNDIYQEYGINVTYRRAWNAKEAAQKQLLDSQSDAYSQLPWFCNRIKETNPGSLVTLTTTDKLNFRCLFVSFHALQHGFDNGCRPLILLDGTSLREKCRGTLLAAVSVDGDDAIFPIAFAIVDFESYDNWIWFLTELKSAVSTNRTITFVSDRRNRLEEAVPQVFEDSYHAYSLNHLTEDFKRVLKDTSQPVKDALANEIKRAAYSCSITDFNACIDNIRNFSHDVASWVLSSKPEHWSNAFFKGLRYDHLSSNVAELFYSWISEECDLSIIHMIDIIRCKMMEMIYARREASSTWSTILTPSMEQRLELEIHNSHSLSVLFSSGSVFEVRDDSVNIVDIETRDCTCQRWKMSGLPCIHAAAVFDRMGRNTYDYCSRYFMVDCYRLTYSESIHPIPDIGNPVSEDSNTELIVRPPRSHRPHRPRGRPKSKQTELFDPRKRRRLYVNCTRCGQSGHSRKNCREVEEGNH, from the exons ATGGGGAAAACTGTTGCCATTTGCCAGGTTGGTGGCGAGTTTGTAACAAACAACGATGGATCTATGTCATATACTGGTGGAGAAGCATATGCAATACCGGTTGTTCCCAACATGAAATTTGATGAATTCAAGTCAGAGATAGCTGAAATGTGCAATCGTGATGCAAGTACCTTGTTGATAAAGTACTTCCTCCCAAGCAACAGACGGATTCCAATCACAGTATCCAATGACAAGCACATGCAGTGCATGATTGATTTTCATGAGGATTCAGCGACAATAGATGTTTTCGTTTTGGATGGGGAGACCATTGCTCGGAACACTGACAAAACGGATAACAACCG GGCCAACAGAGCCACAAGTAAAACAAGTAGACCCACAAGTAGGTCCACAAAAAGGGCTGCAGCCACTGACTCAATCACGCAAACTCCTACAACTGTCAACAATGATGGGAAAGGAAGGAGAACTACAGTCCCTGATCCAGTGGCTTCAACTGCTGCCGTGGCTGCCCCTGCCAGTGGTGATAGAATTGCACGTAGGACCAGCAGCAGGATTACAGCAATTGTCACTACAGGCACTGACCCAACCACCCCAATTTCCACCATCCCTGCTGCTGGCAATGATAAGCAGTCAGCACAATACAGTTCACCAGGAAACACTATCCTTGATATGGGCAAAGAATTTGATAGTGTCAGTGACTTCCGTGATGCATTGCGTATGTATGCCATTGCAAAAGGGTATGCATTAAAGACCATTTATAGTTCTCAATCCCGTGTGACTGCCAAATGTAGAGCTCAGGGCTGCCCATGGCGGGTGCATGCTTCCAGACTAGCATCCATGAAGAGGTTCAAGATTAGAAAGATGAACAATGTGCACACATGCGGTGGGGTTGGAAAAGACAGCCATCCGAATGCATCAAATATCTGGATTGCGAGCATTATAAAAGACAAGCTACGAGATAAGCCACATTATAAGCCAAAGGAAATCGTGAATGACATATATCAGGAGTATGGAATCAATGTCACGTATAGACGGGCGTGGAATGCGAAGGAGGCGGCCCAGAAGCAGCTTCTAGACTCCCAGTCAGACGCATATAGTCAGTTGCCTTGGTTCTGCAATAGGATAAAGGAGACGAATCCTGGTAGTCTTGTAACTCTGACAACAACAGACAAGTTGAATTTTCGCTGCCTTTTTGTCTCATTCCATGCTTTACAGCATGGGTTTGATAATGGTTGCCGCCCCCTCATTCTTCTCGACGGAACATCTCTAAGAGAGAAATGTCGAGGGACATTGTTAGCTGCGGTATCAGTTGATGGGGATGATGCCATCTTTCCCATTGCCTTCGCTATAGTGGATTTTGAATCCTATGATAATTGGATTTGGTTTTTGACAGAATTGAAATCAGCCGTGTCAACAAATCGGACCATAACATTTGTATCTGATAGACGCAACCGTTTAGAGGAGGCTGTGCCGCAGGTTTTCGAGGACAGCTATCATGCCTATTCTTTGAATCACCTTACTGAGGACTTCAAGCGGGTGTTGAAGGACACATCACAGCCGGTGAAGGATGCACTGGCCAATGAAATTAAACGCGCTGCTTACTCGTGCAGCATTACCGATTTCAATGCTTGCATTGACAACATCCGGAATTTCTCACATGATGTCGCATCCTGGGTCTTGTCAAGCAAGCCTGAACATTGGTCGAATGCATTCTTTAAGGGGTTGCGATATGACCACCTATCATCGAACGTTGCAGAGTTGTTCTACAGTTGGATATCAGAGGAGTGCGACCTATCAATAATACATATGATTGACATAATACGGTGTAAGATGATGGAGATGATTTATGCCCGTAGAGAGGCTTCAAGCACATGGTCAACAATTCTCACACCTTCAATGGAGCAAAGACTGGAGTTAGAGATACACAACTCGCACTCGCTCAGCGTGTTGTTTTCATCAGGGAGTGTGTTCGAAGTCCGTGATGATTCAGTCAACATTGTGGACATTGAGACACGGGATTGTACGTGCCAGAGATGGAAGATGTCTGGGTTGCCATGCATTCATGCAGCCGCAGTTTTTGATCGCATGGGTCGAAATACTTATGATTACTGCTCAAGATACTTCATGGTCGATTGTTACCGTTTGACATACTCGGAATCTATCCACCCAATACCAGATATAGGAAATCCTGTAAGTGAAGATTCTAACACCGAGCTGATTGTTCGTCCACCCCGTAGCCatcgtccacaccgtccacgaGGCAGGCCAAAATCGAAGCAGACAGAATTGTTTGATCCGCGTAAGAGGCGAAGGCTTTATGTAAATTGCACTAGGTGTGGTCAGTCCGGGCACAGTAGGAAGAATTGCAGAGAGGTGGAAGAGGGAAATCACTAG
- the LOC131246547 gene encoding uncharacterized protein LOC131246547 isoform X1: MGKTVAICQVGGEFVTNNDGSMSYTGGEAYAIPVVPNMKFDEFKSEIAEMCNRNASTLLIKYFLPSNRRIPITVSNDKHMQCMIDFHEDSATIDVFVLDGETVAQNTDKTDDNRANRATSKTSRPTSRTTKRAAATDSITQTPTTVDNDREGRRTTVPDPVASNAAMAAPASGDSIARRTRSRISAIVTTDTDPTTPISTIPAVANDKGPAQYSSPGNTILNMGKEFDSVSDFRDALRTYAIAKGYALKNIYSSQSRVTAKCRAQGCPWRVHASRLASMKRFKIRRMKNVHTCGGVGKDSHPNASTIWIVSIIKDKLRDKPHYKPTEIVNDIYQEYGINVTYRRAWIAKEVAQKQLQDSQSDAYSQLPWFCNRIKETNPGSLVTLTTTDKLNFRCLFVSFHASRHGFDNGCRPLILLDGTSLREKWRGTLLAAVSVDGDDAIFPIAFAIVDFDSHDNWIWFLTELKSAVSTNRTITFVSDRRNGLEEAVPQVFEDSYHAYSLHHLTEDFKRVLKGPSQPAKDALADEIKRAAYSCSITDFNACIDNIRNFSHDVASWVLLSKPEHWSNAFFKGLRYDHLSSNVAELFYSWISEECDLSIIHMIDMIRCKMMEMIYSRREASSTWSTILTPSMEQRLELEIYNSHSLSVLFSSGSVFEVRDDSVNIVDIETQDCTCQRWKMSGLPCIHAAAVFDRTGRNTYDYCSRYFTVDCYRLTYSESIHPIPDIGNPVSEDSNTELIVRPPRPRGKPKSKQTELFDPSKRLKLNVNCTRCGQAGHRKKTCREVEEGDH, encoded by the exons ATGGGGAAAACTGTTGCTATTTGCCAGGTTGGTGGCGAGTTTGTAACaaacaatgatggatctatgtCATATACCGGTGGAGAAGCATATGCAATACCGGTTGTTCCCAACATGAAATTTGATGAATTCAAGTCAGAGATAGCTGAAATGTGCAATCGTAATGCAAGTACCTTATTGATAAAGTACTTCCTCCCAAGCAACAGACGGATTCCGATCACAGTATCCAATGACAAGCACATGCAGTGCATGATTGATTTTCATGAGGATTCCGCAACAATAGATGTTTTCGTTTTGGATGGGGAGACCGTTGCTCAGAACACTGACAAAACGGATGACAACCG GGCAAACAGAGCCACAAGTAAAACAAGTAGACCCACAAGTAGGACCACAAAAAGGGCTGCAGCCACTGACTCAATCACGCAAACTCCTACAACCGTCGACAATGATAGGGAAGGAAGGAGAACTACAGTCCCTGATCCAGTGGCTTCAAATGCTGCCATGGCTGCCCCTGCCAGTGGTGATAGCATTGCACGTAGGACCAGGAGCAGGATTTCAGCAATTGTCACTACAGACACTGACCCAACCACCCCAATTTCCACCATCCCTGCCGTTGCCAATGATAAGGGGCCAGCACAATACAGTTCACCAGGAAACACTATCCTTAATATGGGCAAAGAATTTGATAGCGTCAGTGACTTCCGTGATGCATTGCGTACGTATGCCATTGCAAAAGGGTATGCATTAAAGAACATTTATAGTTCTCAATCCCGTGTGACTGCCAAATGTAGAGCTCAGGGCTGCCCATGGCGGGTGCATGCTTCCAGACTAGCATCCATGAAGAGGTTCAAGATTAGAAGGATGAAGAATGTGCACACATGTGGTGGGGTTGGAAAAGACAGCCATCCGAATGCATCAACAATCTGGATTGTGAGCATTATAAAAGACAAGCTACGCGATAAACCACATTATAAACCAACGGAAATCGTGAATGACATATATCAGGAGTATGGAATCAATGTCACATATAGACGGGCGTGGATAGCAAAGGAGGTGGCCCAGAAGCAGCTTCAAGACTCCCAGTCAGACGCATATAGTCAGTTGCCTTGGTTCTGCAATAGGATAAAGGAGACGAATCCTGGTAGTCTTGTAACTCTGACAACAACAGACAAGTTGAATTTTCGCTGCCTTTTTGTCTCATTCCATGCTTCACGGCATGGGTTTGATAATGGTTGCCGCCCCCTCATTCTTCTCGACGGAACATCTCTAAGAGAGAAATGGCGAGGGACATTGTTAGCTGCGGTATCAGTTGATGGGGATGATGCCATATTTCCCATTGCCTTCGCTATAGTGGATTTTGATTCCCATGATAATTGGATTTGGTTTTTGACAGAATTGAAATCAGCCGTGTCAACAAATCGGACCATAACATTTGTATCTGACAGACGCAACGGTTTAGAGGAGGCTGTGCCACAGGTTTTCGAGGACAGCTATCATGCCTATTCTCTGCATCACCTTACTGAGGACTTCAAGCGGGTGTTGAAGGGCCCATCACAGCCGGCGAAGGATGCACTGGCCGATGAGATTAAACGCGCTGCTTACTCGTGCAGCATTACCGATTTCAATGCTTGCATTGACAACATCCGGAATTTCTCACATGATGTCGCTTCCTGGGTCTTGTTAAGCAAGCCTGAACATTGGTCGAATGCATTCTTTAAGGGCTTGCGATATGACCACCTATCATCGAACGTTGCAGAGTTGTTCTACAGTTGGATATCAGAGGAGTGTGACCTATCAATAATACATATGATCGACATGATACGGTGTAAGATGATGGAGATGATTTATTCCCGTCGAGAGGCTTCAAGCACATGGTCGACGATTCTCACACCTTCAATGGAGCAAAGACTAGAGTTAGAGATATACAACTCGCACTCGCTCAGCGTGTTGTTTTCATCAGGGAGTGTGTTCGAAGTCCGTGATGATTCAGTCAACATTGTGGACATTGAGACGCAGGATTGTACGTGCCAGAGATGGAAGATGTCTGGGTTGCCATGCATTCATGCAGCCGCAGTTTTCGATCGCACAGGTCGAAATACTTATGATTACTGCTCAAGATACTTCACGGTCGATTGCTACCGTTTGACATACTCCGAATCTATCCACCCAATACCAGATATAGGAAATCCTGTAAGTGAAGATTCTAACACCGAGCTGATTGTTCGTCCACCCCGTCCACGAGGCAAGCCAAAATCGAAGCAGACAGAATTGTTTGATCCGAGTAAGAGGCTAAAGCTTAATGTAAATTGCACTAGGTGTGGTCAGGCCGGGCACAGAAAGAAGACATGCAGAGAGGTGGAAGAGGGTGATCACTAG
- the LOC131247135 gene encoding uncharacterized protein At2g29880-like — MDNALVDALVEQVNLGRKSDMGFKPETYKATITEMFNRCGVELENRYISNRLRTLKRFYWAVKNILNASGFGWDADLKMVVTMDNVWSIYIESHPYAQRVRGKHIDRYNDLTYMFGNDCAHGSYASTAYSSPLFGRRRGRDDLDSDEYSDDNGTETVHLFSNEDGDDDSGPTIHPNEGSHQRQKRVNTGSMET, encoded by the exons ATGGATAATGCATTGGTAGATGCATTAGTGGAGCAGGTTAATCTGGGTCGAAAAAGTGACATGGGCTTTAAGCCAGAAACATATAAGGCTACCATCACTGAAATGTTCAATAGATGTGGTGTAGAGTTAGAGAATAGATATATCTCTAACCGTCTCCGTACATTAAAGAGATTTTATTGGGCAGTGAAGAATATACTGAATGCCAGTGGTTTTGGCTGGGATGCCGACCTAAAAATGGTGGTTACTATGGATAATGTCTGGTCTATCTACATTGAG TCTCACCCATATGCTCAGAGAGTGCGTGGTAAACACATCGACAGATATAATGATTTAACGTATATGTTTGGAAATGACTGCGCTCATGGCTCTTATGCAAGCACAGCGTACTCATCTCCTCTTTTTGGCCGGCGTCGCGGTAGAGATGACCTTGATTCTGATGAATATTCTGATGATAATGGGACTgaaactgttcatctattttcaaaTGAAGATGGTGACGACGATAGTGGTCCGACAATTCATCCCAATGAGGGATCACATCAACGGCAAAAAAGGGTCAATACAGGATCTATGGAGACCTAA
- the LOC131246547 gene encoding uncharacterized protein LOC131246547 isoform X2: MSLFSDVLVCNDLLVPVLMRNEKKDVDEDPFDFDENPPASLSLSPNSSLTRANRATSKTSRPTSRTTKRAAATDSITQTPTTVDNDREGRRTTVPDPVASNAAMAAPASGDSIARRTRSRISAIVTTDTDPTTPISTIPAVANDKGPAQYSSPGNTILNMGKEFDSVSDFRDALRTYAIAKGYALKNIYSSQSRVTAKCRAQGCPWRVHASRLASMKRFKIRRMKNVHTCGGVGKDSHPNASTIWIVSIIKDKLRDKPHYKPTEIVNDIYQEYGINVTYRRAWIAKEVAQKQLQDSQSDAYSQLPWFCNRIKETNPGSLVTLTTTDKLNFRCLFVSFHASRHGFDNGCRPLILLDGTSLREKWRGTLLAAVSVDGDDAIFPIAFAIVDFDSHDNWIWFLTELKSAVSTNRTITFVSDRRNGLEEAVPQVFEDSYHAYSLHHLTEDFKRVLKGPSQPAKDALADEIKRAAYSCSITDFNACIDNIRNFSHDVASWVLLSKPEHWSNAFFKGLRYDHLSSNVAELFYSWISEECDLSIIHMIDMIRCKMMEMIYSRREASSTWSTILTPSMEQRLELEIYNSHSLSVLFSSGSVFEVRDDSVNIVDIETQDCTCQRWKMSGLPCIHAAAVFDRTGRNTYDYCSRYFTVDCYRLTYSESIHPIPDIGNPVSEDSNTELIVRPPRPRGKPKSKQTELFDPSKRLKLNVNCTRCGQAGHRKKTCREVEEGDH, from the coding sequence GGCAAACAGAGCCACAAGTAAAACAAGTAGACCCACAAGTAGGACCACAAAAAGGGCTGCAGCCACTGACTCAATCACGCAAACTCCTACAACCGTCGACAATGATAGGGAAGGAAGGAGAACTACAGTCCCTGATCCAGTGGCTTCAAATGCTGCCATGGCTGCCCCTGCCAGTGGTGATAGCATTGCACGTAGGACCAGGAGCAGGATTTCAGCAATTGTCACTACAGACACTGACCCAACCACCCCAATTTCCACCATCCCTGCCGTTGCCAATGATAAGGGGCCAGCACAATACAGTTCACCAGGAAACACTATCCTTAATATGGGCAAAGAATTTGATAGCGTCAGTGACTTCCGTGATGCATTGCGTACGTATGCCATTGCAAAAGGGTATGCATTAAAGAACATTTATAGTTCTCAATCCCGTGTGACTGCCAAATGTAGAGCTCAGGGCTGCCCATGGCGGGTGCATGCTTCCAGACTAGCATCCATGAAGAGGTTCAAGATTAGAAGGATGAAGAATGTGCACACATGTGGTGGGGTTGGAAAAGACAGCCATCCGAATGCATCAACAATCTGGATTGTGAGCATTATAAAAGACAAGCTACGCGATAAACCACATTATAAACCAACGGAAATCGTGAATGACATATATCAGGAGTATGGAATCAATGTCACATATAGACGGGCGTGGATAGCAAAGGAGGTGGCCCAGAAGCAGCTTCAAGACTCCCAGTCAGACGCATATAGTCAGTTGCCTTGGTTCTGCAATAGGATAAAGGAGACGAATCCTGGTAGTCTTGTAACTCTGACAACAACAGACAAGTTGAATTTTCGCTGCCTTTTTGTCTCATTCCATGCTTCACGGCATGGGTTTGATAATGGTTGCCGCCCCCTCATTCTTCTCGACGGAACATCTCTAAGAGAGAAATGGCGAGGGACATTGTTAGCTGCGGTATCAGTTGATGGGGATGATGCCATATTTCCCATTGCCTTCGCTATAGTGGATTTTGATTCCCATGATAATTGGATTTGGTTTTTGACAGAATTGAAATCAGCCGTGTCAACAAATCGGACCATAACATTTGTATCTGACAGACGCAACGGTTTAGAGGAGGCTGTGCCACAGGTTTTCGAGGACAGCTATCATGCCTATTCTCTGCATCACCTTACTGAGGACTTCAAGCGGGTGTTGAAGGGCCCATCACAGCCGGCGAAGGATGCACTGGCCGATGAGATTAAACGCGCTGCTTACTCGTGCAGCATTACCGATTTCAATGCTTGCATTGACAACATCCGGAATTTCTCACATGATGTCGCTTCCTGGGTCTTGTTAAGCAAGCCTGAACATTGGTCGAATGCATTCTTTAAGGGCTTGCGATATGACCACCTATCATCGAACGTTGCAGAGTTGTTCTACAGTTGGATATCAGAGGAGTGTGACCTATCAATAATACATATGATCGACATGATACGGTGTAAGATGATGGAGATGATTTATTCCCGTCGAGAGGCTTCAAGCACATGGTCGACGATTCTCACACCTTCAATGGAGCAAAGACTAGAGTTAGAGATATACAACTCGCACTCGCTCAGCGTGTTGTTTTCATCAGGGAGTGTGTTCGAAGTCCGTGATGATTCAGTCAACATTGTGGACATTGAGACGCAGGATTGTACGTGCCAGAGATGGAAGATGTCTGGGTTGCCATGCATTCATGCAGCCGCAGTTTTCGATCGCACAGGTCGAAATACTTATGATTACTGCTCAAGATACTTCACGGTCGATTGCTACCGTTTGACATACTCCGAATCTATCCACCCAATACCAGATATAGGAAATCCTGTAAGTGAAGATTCTAACACCGAGCTGATTGTTCGTCCACCCCGTCCACGAGGCAAGCCAAAATCGAAGCAGACAGAATTGTTTGATCCGAGTAAGAGGCTAAAGCTTAATGTAAATTGCACTAGGTGTGGTCAGGCCGGGCACAGAAAGAAGACATGCAGAGAGGTGGAAGAGGGTGATCACTAG